The Rhodoferax ferrireducens T118 DNA segment CAAACCCTACCCCCTGGTTCAGTGCGATGTAGGCAACTGATTGCTTTGAATTGGAGTCGAGCAGTTTTCTCGGAAACAGTCAGCCAAGAATGAGTGGCAGCAATGGAGCGGAATGTAATTCGGCAGTGCAGCGGGAGCGGGTCTACGGAAATTCGAATTGCCCGGCTTATACCGGGCATTGGCTCCATGAGCCAAAATGTCAGCTGCGTGGCCGCGAATTCAACCAAGGAGGTACCCGGACTCGACCACAAGCGGACATTTCAACCAAAGGCGCAGACGCACAATGAAAGCTATAACGAGATCAAAAGGCGTTACCGACACAGAACGCGTACTAGCTAGACTGTGCGATCAAACGTTCCTGGATTTGTGGAGCTATCCGTCGCTCTACACCTCAGAGGGGAGAAAAGGCGACAAAGGTGTTGGCAAAGAGCTGTGCGATATGCTTGTTGTGTTCGGCTCAGACCTACTGATCTTCTCGGACAAAGACATTAGCTTCAACGCAGAGATTGACGTAACAATTGCCTGGCCTCGTTGGCGACGCAAATCAATCGATGAGTCCAAGAGTCAGCTCTACGGCGCTTACAAGTGGCTCAAGGAGCACCCCGGCAAACTCTACTTCGACCCTCAATGCCAAAAGCCTTTCCCGTTTATTGAACCCGGCACCGACTACCGTATCCACTTAATAGCAGTCACGAAGAACACGCAAAAGGCGGCGGCTGAATTGTTCGGGATGAACTCTAGCGGTTCATTCATTTTGTATAGCGTCGATGCGGATGAAATAGACGATCACCCATTCAGCGTCCTGGACGACCGCAGCAAGCCCTATGTTCACGTCTTTGATGAAGTCACGCTTGAACTTGTGCTGCGCGAACTGGACACCGCCCCTGATTTCATCAAATATTTGAAGGTGAAAGAAGACGCCATTCGTCGTGGACGTATTCGAGTTATCACGGGCGAAGAGGAATTGCTAGCTGTTTACATGAAGCAAGGAGGCCCGATGGTTGATAAGCCTTTCGCTGAATATGAGAAGGCCGCGCCCGCTGAGTTCGAGATCATTCAAATTCCTGAGGGCGAGTGGGCTGACTATGTGAATTCAGGCGCCCGCGCTCGACTGAAGCAACTTCACAAAGGAAGTTATTTTTGGGATGAGTTGATCTCGCGCTTCACCAAAGCGATCTTGACGGCCACGGCACCCAACCCGCTCAACGCATCAGTGAATATGCACGAGACAGCGGTTCGAATGCTGGCTTCAGAAACCAGGTTTAC contains these protein-coding regions:
- a CDS encoding YecA family protein; protein product: MKAITRSKGVTDTERVLARLCDQTFLDLWSYPSLYTSEGRKGDKGVGKELCDMLVVFGSDLLIFSDKDISFNAEIDVTIAWPRWRRKSIDESKSQLYGAYKWLKEHPGKLYFDPQCQKPFPFIEPGTDYRIHLIAVTKNTQKAAAELFGMNSSGSFILYSVDADEIDDHPFSVLDDRSKPYVHVFDEVTLELVLRELDTAPDFIKYLKVKEDAIRRGRIRVITGEEELLAVYMKQGGPMVDKPFAEYEKAAPAEFEIIQIPEGEWADYVNSGARARLKQLHKGSYFWDELISRFTKAILTATAPNPLNASVNMHETAVRMLASETRFTRGQLAKEYQAKIRGTPSHVRTSKIFRSPITPHACIILVIIPQDVGQTSDEYRARRLDLLYAYGLVAKLKMPDLTIFTMIGTEPGGSELRSEDVLALKIEKLGPEEVAQAQTLMKDGKILSHVWHEKPAGNAVISAFKAPKKNTTYRNKMFTPGRNDPCPCNSGLKFKKCCFGRNEDIGVLYGLAKPR